One genomic window of Choloepus didactylus isolate mChoDid1 chromosome 27, mChoDid1.pri, whole genome shotgun sequence includes the following:
- the LOC119521757 gene encoding cytochrome P450 2S1 isoform X3: MELVGTWAQLLLLLLLLLLLLARALPGTRTRGQLPPGPTPLPLLGNLLQLRPGALYSSLLQLSKKYGQVFTVYLGPRRHVVVLVGHEAVREALGGHAEEFSGRGLLATLHGTFDGHGVFFANGGRWRQLRRFTTLALRDLGMGRREGEELIQAEARRLVEALQETQGRPFDPSLLLAQATSNIVCSLVFGLRFPYADEEFQAVVRAAGGTLLGISSPWGQTYEMFSWLLQPLPGTQAQLLSHVGTLAAFAVQQVLRHQASLDISGPARDVVDAFLLKMAQEEKDPDTEFTEKNLLMTVIYLLFAGTVTVSATVRYALLLLLKYPQRVSRRSWRGSWGPAGRQAWGTAPASRTQTRSCTRLSGCWRWCPWACPVPSHRPPASGGTPCPRARRSFPSLAPSCMTLRSSSSQSCSTQAVSSTRTDGSRSTRRSCPSP; this comes from the exons ATGGAGCTGGTCGGCACCTGGGCgcagctgctcctgctcctgctgctgctgttgctgcttcTGGCGCGGGCGTTGCCCGGGACCCGCACCCGAGGCCAACTGCCCCCCGGGCCCACGCCGCTGCCGCTGCTGGGGAACCTCCTGCAGCTCCGGCCCGGGGCGCTGTACTCCAGCCTCCTGCAG CTGAGTAAGAAGTATGGACAAGTGTTCACGGTGTACCTGGGGCCCCGGCGACACGTGGTGGTCCTTGTTGGCCACGAAGCCGTGCGCGAGGCTCTGGGAGGCCACGCCGAGGAGTTCAGCGGCCGCGGGCTGTTGGCGACCCTGCACGGGACCTTCGACGGCCATG GGGTTTTCTTCGCCAATGGGGGGCGCTGGCGGCAGCTGAGGAGGTTCACCACCCTGGCTCTGCGGGACCTGGGCATGGGGAGGCGGGAAGGCGAGGAGCTGATCCAGGCTGAGGCCCGGCGCCTGGTGGAGGCCCTCCAGGAGACGCAAG ggCGGCCCTTCGACCCCTCCCTGCTGCTGGCCCAGGCCACCTCCAACATCGTCTGCTCCCTCGTCTTTGGCCTCCGCTTCCCCTATGCGGATGAGGAGTTCCAGGCTGTGGTCCGAGCTGCTGGCGGCACTCTGCTGGGGATAAGCTCCCCGTGGGGCCAG ACCTACGAGATGTTCTCCTGGCTTCTGCAGCCCCTACCAGGCACCCAGGCGCAGCTCCTCAGCCACGTGGGCACCCTGGCTGCCTTCGCCGTCCAGCAGGTGCTGCGGCACCAGGCGAGCCTGGACATCTCGGGCCCCGCACGCGACGTCGTCGATGCCTTCCTGCTGAAGATGGCGCAG GAAGAAAAAGACCCAGACACAGAATTCACTGAGAAGAATTTGCTGATGACCGTCATTTATCTGCTGTTCGCGGGAACGGTGACGGTCAGCGCCACAGTCCGCTAtgccctcctgctgctgctgaaaTACCCTCAG CGCGTATCCAGGAGGAGCTGGCGCGGGAGCTGGGGCCCGGCCGGACGCCAGGCTTGGGGGACCGCACCCGCCTCCCGTACACAGACGCGGTCCTGCACGAGGCTCAGCGGCTGCTGGCGCTGGTGCCCATGGGCGTGCCCCGTGCCCTCACACAGACCACCTGCTTCCGGGGGTACACCCTGCCCCAG ggcACGGAGGTCTTTCCCCTCCTTGGCTCCGTCCTGCATGACCCTGAGGTCTTCGAGCAGCCAGAGTTGTTCAACCCAGGCCGTTTCCTCGACAAGGACGGACGGTTCAAGAAGCACGAGGCGTTCCTGCCCTTCTCCTTAG
- the LOC119521757 gene encoding cytochrome P450 2S1 isoform X2: MELVGTWAQLLLLLLLLLLLLARALPGTRTRGQLPPGPTPLPLLGNLLQLRPGALYSSLLQLSKKYGQVFTVYLGPRRHVVVLVGHEAVREALGGHAEEFSGRGLLATLHGTFDGHGVFFANGGRWRQLRRFTTLALRDLGMGRREGEELIQAEARRLVEALQETQDEEFQAVVRAAGGTLLGISSPWGQTYEMFSWLLQPLPGTQAQLLSHVGTLAAFAVQQVLRHQASLDISGPARDVVDAFLLKMAQEEKDPDTEFTEKNLLMTVIYLLFAGTVTVSATVRYALLLLLKYPQVHARIQEELARELGPGRTPGLGDRTRLPYTDAVLHEAQRLLALVPMGVPRALTQTTCFRGYTLPQGTEVFPLLGSVLHDPEVFEQPELFNPGRFLDKDGRFKKHEAFLPFSLGKRVCLGEGLARAELFVLFTAILQAFSLDSPCPPAALGLQPAVSGFANIPPAYQLQVQPR, from the exons ATGGAGCTGGTCGGCACCTGGGCgcagctgctcctgctcctgctgctgctgttgctgcttcTGGCGCGGGCGTTGCCCGGGACCCGCACCCGAGGCCAACTGCCCCCCGGGCCCACGCCGCTGCCGCTGCTGGGGAACCTCCTGCAGCTCCGGCCCGGGGCGCTGTACTCCAGCCTCCTGCAG CTGAGTAAGAAGTATGGACAAGTGTTCACGGTGTACCTGGGGCCCCGGCGACACGTGGTGGTCCTTGTTGGCCACGAAGCCGTGCGCGAGGCTCTGGGAGGCCACGCCGAGGAGTTCAGCGGCCGCGGGCTGTTGGCGACCCTGCACGGGACCTTCGACGGCCATG GGGTTTTCTTCGCCAATGGGGGGCGCTGGCGGCAGCTGAGGAGGTTCACCACCCTGGCTCTGCGGGACCTGGGCATGGGGAGGCGGGAAGGCGAGGAGCTGATCCAGGCTGAGGCCCGGCGCCTGGTGGAGGCCCTCCAGGAGACGCAAG ATGAGGAGTTCCAGGCTGTGGTCCGAGCTGCTGGCGGCACTCTGCTGGGGATAAGCTCCCCGTGGGGCCAG ACCTACGAGATGTTCTCCTGGCTTCTGCAGCCCCTACCAGGCACCCAGGCGCAGCTCCTCAGCCACGTGGGCACCCTGGCTGCCTTCGCCGTCCAGCAGGTGCTGCGGCACCAGGCGAGCCTGGACATCTCGGGCCCCGCACGCGACGTCGTCGATGCCTTCCTGCTGAAGATGGCGCAG GAAGAAAAAGACCCAGACACAGAATTCACTGAGAAGAATTTGCTGATGACCGTCATTTATCTGCTGTTCGCGGGAACGGTGACGGTCAGCGCCACAGTCCGCTAtgccctcctgctgctgctgaaaTACCCTCAGGTTCATG CGCGTATCCAGGAGGAGCTGGCGCGGGAGCTGGGGCCCGGCCGGACGCCAGGCTTGGGGGACCGCACCCGCCTCCCGTACACAGACGCGGTCCTGCACGAGGCTCAGCGGCTGCTGGCGCTGGTGCCCATGGGCGTGCCCCGTGCCCTCACACAGACCACCTGCTTCCGGGGGTACACCCTGCCCCAG ggcACGGAGGTCTTTCCCCTCCTTGGCTCCGTCCTGCATGACCCTGAGGTCTTCGAGCAGCCAGAGTTGTTCAACCCAGGCCGTTTCCTCGACAAGGACGGACGGTTCAAGAAGCACGAGGCGTTCCTGCCCTTCTCCTTAG ggAAGCGTGTCTGCCTCGGGGAGGGCCTGGCGAGAGCAGAGCTCTTTGTCCTCTTCACCGCCATCCTGCAGGCCTTCTCCCTGGACAGCCCCTGCCCGCCAGCTGCCCTGGGCCTCCAGCCAGCTGTCAGCGGCTTTGCCAACATCCCCCCAGCCTACCAGCTGCAGGTCCAGCCTCGCTGA
- the LOC119521757 gene encoding cytochrome P450 2S1 isoform X1 produces MELVGTWAQLLLLLLLLLLLLARALPGTRTRGQLPPGPTPLPLLGNLLQLRPGALYSSLLQLSKKYGQVFTVYLGPRRHVVVLVGHEAVREALGGHAEEFSGRGLLATLHGTFDGHGVFFANGGRWRQLRRFTTLALRDLGMGRREGEELIQAEARRLVEALQETQGRPFDPSLLLAQATSNIVCSLVFGLRFPYADEEFQAVVRAAGGTLLGISSPWGQTYEMFSWLLQPLPGTQAQLLSHVGTLAAFAVQQVLRHQASLDISGPARDVVDAFLLKMAQEEKDPDTEFTEKNLLMTVIYLLFAGTVTVSATVRYALLLLLKYPQVHARIQEELARELGPGRTPGLGDRTRLPYTDAVLHEAQRLLALVPMGVPRALTQTTCFRGYTLPQGTEVFPLLGSVLHDPEVFEQPELFNPGRFLDKDGRFKKHEAFLPFSLGKRVCLGEGLARAELFVLFTAILQAFSLDSPCPPAALGLQPAVSGFANIPPAYQLQVQPR; encoded by the exons ATGGAGCTGGTCGGCACCTGGGCgcagctgctcctgctcctgctgctgctgttgctgcttcTGGCGCGGGCGTTGCCCGGGACCCGCACCCGAGGCCAACTGCCCCCCGGGCCCACGCCGCTGCCGCTGCTGGGGAACCTCCTGCAGCTCCGGCCCGGGGCGCTGTACTCCAGCCTCCTGCAG CTGAGTAAGAAGTATGGACAAGTGTTCACGGTGTACCTGGGGCCCCGGCGACACGTGGTGGTCCTTGTTGGCCACGAAGCCGTGCGCGAGGCTCTGGGAGGCCACGCCGAGGAGTTCAGCGGCCGCGGGCTGTTGGCGACCCTGCACGGGACCTTCGACGGCCATG GGGTTTTCTTCGCCAATGGGGGGCGCTGGCGGCAGCTGAGGAGGTTCACCACCCTGGCTCTGCGGGACCTGGGCATGGGGAGGCGGGAAGGCGAGGAGCTGATCCAGGCTGAGGCCCGGCGCCTGGTGGAGGCCCTCCAGGAGACGCAAG ggCGGCCCTTCGACCCCTCCCTGCTGCTGGCCCAGGCCACCTCCAACATCGTCTGCTCCCTCGTCTTTGGCCTCCGCTTCCCCTATGCGGATGAGGAGTTCCAGGCTGTGGTCCGAGCTGCTGGCGGCACTCTGCTGGGGATAAGCTCCCCGTGGGGCCAG ACCTACGAGATGTTCTCCTGGCTTCTGCAGCCCCTACCAGGCACCCAGGCGCAGCTCCTCAGCCACGTGGGCACCCTGGCTGCCTTCGCCGTCCAGCAGGTGCTGCGGCACCAGGCGAGCCTGGACATCTCGGGCCCCGCACGCGACGTCGTCGATGCCTTCCTGCTGAAGATGGCGCAG GAAGAAAAAGACCCAGACACAGAATTCACTGAGAAGAATTTGCTGATGACCGTCATTTATCTGCTGTTCGCGGGAACGGTGACGGTCAGCGCCACAGTCCGCTAtgccctcctgctgctgctgaaaTACCCTCAGGTTCATG CGCGTATCCAGGAGGAGCTGGCGCGGGAGCTGGGGCCCGGCCGGACGCCAGGCTTGGGGGACCGCACCCGCCTCCCGTACACAGACGCGGTCCTGCACGAGGCTCAGCGGCTGCTGGCGCTGGTGCCCATGGGCGTGCCCCGTGCCCTCACACAGACCACCTGCTTCCGGGGGTACACCCTGCCCCAG ggcACGGAGGTCTTTCCCCTCCTTGGCTCCGTCCTGCATGACCCTGAGGTCTTCGAGCAGCCAGAGTTGTTCAACCCAGGCCGTTTCCTCGACAAGGACGGACGGTTCAAGAAGCACGAGGCGTTCCTGCCCTTCTCCTTAG ggAAGCGTGTCTGCCTCGGGGAGGGCCTGGCGAGAGCAGAGCTCTTTGTCCTCTTCACCGCCATCCTGCAGGCCTTCTCCCTGGACAGCCCCTGCCCGCCAGCTGCCCTGGGCCTCCAGCCAGCTGTCAGCGGCTTTGCCAACATCCCCCCAGCCTACCAGCTGCAGGTCCAGCCTCGCTGA